A genomic window from Betta splendens chromosome 17, fBetSpl5.4, whole genome shotgun sequence includes:
- the LOC114844041 gene encoding uncharacterized protein LOC114844041 yields the protein MSHPGPNGGNVHSFTNSGAFNSGPQDADLQSSCPRPRPLSRPQPPSAAPVFYVHAPTAPPPPAFHYPWPLPMPLFFNPLEGFPGMGYGIFMPPFPPYMETPAYIMPPPHVQPMDYRRLLHPQAHVPTAAHQNTNQMRRTRPPRGASTETVNAAVQTELTERHANDYGDRSPLVLPDSGHGTTSVSPSSSSSSKRRDAAEANDFKSLEQKVRNLMSSNGDVQINDARTKVPLKPSFNVQHPTRSVGTSIRAILDDQKNHKEGSAQTNDGHCKVWSVSSSDSIVPVCSSSQQDDVFRERLSSICGVQKLLPSESPNARDKCVDQLPGEDDSFAKDCECLYKILKLPLVRSREDAHEMSSGNFQTRKKVNESVWSVDSLPLYIPTKEWLAQNGLIDTVAIEEEEVGNCQAARNFRIVNTPKRIGDAHEMFSSNFQTKKFNESVWSVESLPPFIPTKEWLAQNGLFGPVAIEEEELGNCQSAQNVRNVNTGKRIGNAFSENEATLPNSPTLERIVQNAVDVEAIDGNGEQLCVPVDHMQMAEVSPRGHLVDCGIQCDQIQCFCEKIRSSRGTCRRNLLRPSGVKSNNGGSKVFCMNGSSQKNQNSPENLTGQQMSHDGLPGQTGKRGEHGSTALLTVDRTRNRFP from the exons ATGAGTCATCCGGGGCCTAATGGAGGGAATGTACACTCGTTCACCAACAGTGGTGCTTTTAACTCTGGGCCACAGGATGCAGacctgcagagcagctgtcCACGGCCACGGCCTCTGTCCCGTCCACAAcccccctctgctgctcctgtgttCTACGTTCATGCGCcaactgctcctcctccacctgcattCCACTATCCGTGGCCACTTCCCATGCCCTTATTCTTTAACCCCCTTGAGGGCTTCCCCGGCATGG GCTATGGCATTTTCATGCCACCTTTCCCTCCCTACATGGAGACTCCAGCCTACATTATGCCCCCCCCTCACGTCCAGCCCATGGACTACAGACGGCTGCTCCACCCTCAGGCCCATGTGCCTACGGCAGCTCACCAGAACACCAACCAGATGAGGAGAACCCGCCCGCCTCGTGGTGCATCTACAGAAACCGTGAACGCTGCGGTCCAGACAGAACTCACTGAAAGACACGCTAATGATTATGGCGACCGAAGCCCACTTGTCCTTCCAGATTCTGGACATGGGACtacctctgtctctccctcttcaAGCTCTAGTTCCAAAAGAAGAGACGCTGCTGAAGCCAATGACTTTAAGAGTTTGGAACAAAAAGTGAGGAACCTGATGAGCAGTAATGGAGACGTGCAGATTAATGACGCTAGAACAAAAGTACCGCTCAAACCCAGCTTCAACGTTCAACATCCTACTCGATCTGTGGGTACATCTATCAGGGCAATTCTGGACGATCAGAAGAACCACAAAGAGGGTAGCGCTCAGACGAATGATGGTCACTGCAAAGTCTGGTCGGTCAGTTCTTCTGATAGTATTGTCCCCGTGTGTAGTTCTTCTCAACAAGATGACGTTTTCAGAGAAAGACTTTCCTCCATTTGTGGTGTTCAGAAGCTGCTGCCCTCAGAAAGTCCAAATGCTCGTGATAAGTGTGTGGACCAACTCCCAGGCGAGGATGACTCTTTTGCCAAAGACTGTGAATGTCTTTACAAAATTCTGAAACTACCTTTAGTTCGGTCAAGAGAAGATGCTCATGAAATGTCTTCAGGCAACTTCCAGACAAGAAAAAAGGTGAATGAGTCTGTTTGGTCAGTGGACTCTTTGCCTCTCTATATCCCCACTAAAGAGTGGCTTGCACAAAATGGCCTAATTGACACTGTAGCAattgaagaggaggaagtgggaaacTGCCAGGCAGCACGAAATTTTAGAATTGTAAACACTCCTAAAAGAATTGGGGATGCTCATGAAATGTTTTCGAGCAACTTCCAGACAAAGAAGTTCAATGAGTCTGTTTGGTCAGTTGAGTCTCTGCCTCCCTTCATCCCCACTAAAGAGTGGCTTGCACAAAATGGCCTATTTGGCCCTGTAGCAATTGAAGAGGAGGAATTGGGAAACTGCCAGTCAGCACAAAATGTCAGAAATGTAAACACTGGTAAAAGAATTGGTAACGCCTTCTCGGAGAATGAAGCGACTCTCCCGAATTCGCCCACACTGGAGAGAATCGTACAAAATGCAGTAGATGTGGAGGCCATAGATGGAAACggtgagcagctgtgtgttccTGTGGATCACATGCAGATGGCTGAGGTGTCTCCAAGGGGACATCTGGTGGACTGTGGCATCCAGTGTGACCAAATCCAGTGTTTCTGTGAGAAgatcagaagcagcagaggaacctgCAGAAGGAATCTACTCAGACCTTCAG gtgTGAAGTCAAACAATGGTGGCAGCAAAGTATTCTGCATGAATGGATCTTCGCAGAAAAACCAGAATAGTCCTG AAAACCTaactgggcagcagatgtcacaTGATGGGCTCCCTGGCCAAACTGGGAAAAGGGGTGAGCACGGCTCAACCGCTCTCCTTACAGTGGACAGAACTAGAAATAGATTCCCGTAA